A window of Acinonyx jubatus isolate Ajub_Pintada_27869175 chromosome E4, VMU_Ajub_asm_v1.0, whole genome shotgun sequence contains these coding sequences:
- the FCRL2 gene encoding Fc receptor-like protein 2 isoform X9, translating to MLGNLQRGIFREAGHSLRHFSGRREPVERGHQHLKLHIGQPRTTDREAATLTFCEHRWDRSLAFGETVFPCPRPGSAPMLLWLLLILAPGRQPAGALPKALLLLKPPWSTAFKGETVTLFCKDHHSLAWEYVSWYHNETPLRKQSGKLQISKSGHYRCKTQRSSLSDPVHVQFLSDWLVLQASHPAFERDKVVLRCRGKEEEDIMERTYYKNEEKIRSSYNSDIIVYPAFNDDSTYHCTASGTYILGGSWTETSRPLKIQVQELFPSPVLTASPSWPIEGSPMTLTCETWLPPQTSHTRLQFCFFKEHQALGAGWSNSPELQIPTTWSEGAASYWCQARTVIPRILKTSPRSQIRVHRVPVSDVNLETQPPVGQLIEGEDLVLICSVAAGTGTVTFSWHREGSERSLGRKTQNALSAELRIASVREQDAGRYYCAADNMDGPVLSKRIRITLRVPVSPPVLTIRRPRSQAVEGDVVELHCEAQRGSPPILYRFYHEDVPLGSSSAPSGGEASLNLSLTAEHSGNYSCEANNSLGVQRSKMVSLSITAMYSTQSFYWRLTDSPKYQMYDGSADRKLYLQIPLSKNERRDWSLPTCSSTTPIPSRILHVCLDYETACLLTDTHRNQTYRASSWLPDSKNLCGLLTP from the exons ATGCTAGGAAATCTACAGCGTGGCATTTTCAGAGAAGCCGGGCACAGCCTCAGACACTTTTCTGGCAGACGTGAACCGGTGGAAAGAGGCCACCAGCATCTAAAACTTCACATCGGCCAGCCCCGAACAACAGACAGGGAGGCGGCCACACTTACGTTCTGCGAACACAG ATGGGACAGAAGCCTGGCTTTTGGTGAGACAGTCTTCCCCTGCCCTCGGCCAGGCTCGGCCCCCATGCTTCTGTGGCTGCTGCTGATCCTGG CTCCCGGACGACAGCCGGCAG GAGCACTTCCAAAAGCTTTACTTCTCCTCAAACCTCCATGGTCCACAGCCTTCAAAGGAGAGACAGTGACTCTCTTCTGTAAGGATCACCATTCTCTAGCCTGGGAATACGTATCTTGGTATCACAATGAAACTCCCTTGAGAAAACAATCCGGAAAACTCCAAATAAGCAAGTCTGGACATTACAGATGCAAGACCCAAAGATCTTCCCTCAGCGACCCCGTGCATGTGCAGTTTTTATCTG ACTGGCTGGTCCTCCAGGCCTCACACCCTGCCTTTGAAAGAGATAAAGTAGTTCTGAGATGCcgagggaaagaagaagaagatattaTGGAAAGGACTTactacaaaaatgaagaaaaaattagaagttCTTATAACTCAGACATCATAGTATATCCAGCCTTCAACGATGACAGCACATATCATTGTACTGCTTCTGGGACATATATTTTGGGGGGGTCATGGACAGAAACTTCACGACCTTTAAAGATCCAAGTTCAAG AGCTGTTTCCgagtcctgtgctgacagccagccCCTCCTGGCCCATTGAGGGGAGCCCCATGACCCTGACATGTGAGACCTGGCTCCCTCCACAGACATCGCACACTAGACTTCAGTTCTGTTTCTTCAAAGAGCACCAGGCTCTGGGGGCTGGCTGGAGCAACTCCCCGGAGCTCCAGATCCCCACCACGTGGAGTGAAGGCGCCGCCTCCTACTGGTGCCAAGCAAGGACGGTGATTCCCAGGATCCTGAAAACAAGCCCACGATCCCAGATACGTGTCCATA GGGTCCCTGTGTCTGATGTGAATCTAGAGACGCAGCCCCCTGTGGGCCAGCTGATTGAAGGAGAAGACCTCGTCCTTATCTGCTCAGTAGCTGCGGGTACAGGGACTGTCACGTTCTCCTGGCACCGGGAGGGCTCGGAGAGGAGTTTGGGCAGGAAGACCCAGAACGCCCTGTCTGCAGAGCTGCGGATAGCCTCCGTGAGGGAGCAGGATGCCGGGAGGTACTACTGTGCGGCCGACAACATGGATGGCCCTGTCCTCAGTAAACGGATCAGAATCACACTGAGAG TTCCAGTCTCGCCTCCAGTCCTCACCATCAGGAGGCCCAGATCCCAGGCCGTGGAGGGGGACGTGGTGGAGCTTCACTGCGAGGCCCAGAGGGGCTCTCCCCCCATCCTGTACCGGTTTTATCATGAGGACGTCCCCCTGGGGAGCAGCTCGGCCCCCTCTGGAGGAGAAGCATCCCTCAACCTCTCTCTGACTGCAGAACATTCTGGAAACTACTCCTGCGAGGCCAACAACAGCCTGGGAGTTCAGCGCAGTAAGATGGTGTCCCTCAGCATCACAG CCATGTATTCCACTCAGTCTTTCTACTGGAGGCTCACAGACTCTCCAAAATACCAAATGTATGATGGCTCAGCAGATAGAAAGCTTTATCTCCAAATCCCTTTGTCCAAGAACGAAAGACGAGATTGGTCCTTGCCCACGTGCTCCTCCACTACTCCCATCCCATCCCGAATACTTCATGTCTGTCTGGATTATGAGACAGCGTGTCTCCTCACGGACACTCACAGGAACCAGACCTACAGAGCTTCCTCATGGCTTCCAGACTCTAAGAACCTCTGTGGCCTTCTGACTCCTTGA